Part of the Ursus arctos isolate Adak ecotype North America unplaced genomic scaffold, UrsArc2.0 scaffold_1, whole genome shotgun sequence genome, CCCAGGGCTGTTATCTGGCATTGGCTTTGTCTTTGGACCCTAACAAAGCATCTGATGTTCTGGGACGTGGAGGGCCCAGGTAAGGTTTCGGCCCTGTCCTGGTTGAGGGCAGGGTCATGGCATCCGGCTCCTCGTGGTGCGGCTGGTTTTGGCAAGTTGCCACGAATTCAACACGGGAAGGcgtgcggtgtgtgtgtgtgtgtgtgtgtgtggtggggaggaggcacCGAGTCACCCTGCAGTACGTTCAGGAACGATGTCTTCTGATGCCAGTTCCAAATTCCATTTCCAGGTGGGGCTTGGTCACGCCGAAAAGGAACATTCAGTGACGGTCCCTCAGAGTTCCAAGAATCAACCCcgtcaccctcccacccccaccaaaacACCATGCAGGTCATCGTACTTTGCAAAATGAgcaggaggacagagggaaggagtcCGGAAGATCCCGGGACTGCACGGGTGCCTCGGCATAGACCCCTGGGCTGCGGGTGAGCAGACAACACAGCCCGGGGGAGCCTAGGCGGAGGCTGCTGTCAAGTCCTGGGCTTTTCCATGGTCAAGTGGGTGGACAGTGCACTGGAGAGACAGAATTGGGTAAACATACGACTTCCTCTTCTTACGGGCGATCTCCAGGGTGGCCCGAGGCTGGGCCCCTGGTGCTCTCCCACTTTCTCGAGGCCGCGTGCCAGGCTTTGGCTCGCCTGGGTCCATCCCTAACCCACAGCAGCTCCAGCAGCCCCGAGGTATTTAGAAGAAAGTGTTCTTTCCAGGAAGGGCTACATTCGACATGCATGAACACTGTAAACACGGTCTGGAGAAGCCAGGGCAGCTCCTGGGCTTGCCCCAAGGActacaatttttctttctcttctctggcaATCCTTCCATACTTTATTCATTCGTATGCACTTGGACAGTCTGCCAGTCGCACACTCGGCTTTTTGGGGGCAGATGTGCCAGCTCTACCAAACCTGGAATCAGGACGTGCTTCCAAATCATCCAGGTCAAGATCTTCTTTCTCTGTGGCACGGGGGATGTTAGAGGCCTCAAGAAGTAAGCTTCATAGAAGAATTCTTTGACCCCGCAGGTAGGGGAATGAGAAGCTTATCTTCCAGGATTAGAATATCCAGTATGGCTTTCAGATTCAAACCCAAATGTGGTCCCTCTACCCTCTTTACTCGTGTACTTGGAAAACTTGGCCAATGAAATCCCTCATTAGCCAAATGACAGAGGCGAAGACGCCAGAACAATTTGGTCCTATAAACACCAAAGGCTGGGAAGCACTGTGCAAACgagtttttcatttctactttgcCTTTCCCAATTGACACTTTTTTCAGTGCTCCgaaaaataacccaaaagaaGACCAGACAGGACACACACAAACGTGCCCGTAAAGCATTTGTGGTCTGAACCAGCCATTGGCCACACTCCCTCAGACCTATTTAATACTTTtttggaaaaagacaaaattgacAAAAGCCCCACGCTCTGGGAAAGGATGGCTCCTCCGAGTCCACTGAGCGCCAGGGGTTGGGGCCTTAAGTCATCATGTTCAGGAACTTGCTCTCCTCGGCCAGGCTGGTGAGCATGGAGCTCATGTCCCCAACAGCCATGTTGCTGATGCCCGTGGGGATGGAGGGCAGCGTCAGGGAGTTCCGGGGGGTGGTGAGGCAGGAGGAGTTCTGGGAGAGGCTGTGGAGGAGGCTGGGACTCAGGGCGCCTGAGAGCAGGCTGGAGTGATCGCCATCATCCATGATGGCATCGAAATCAATCTGGGGAGCCTCCAGGAGCTGGGAGTCCACCGTGCTGGACACCTGGTTGACCCCAGGCGAGGGCAAGGGCTGGGGCTGGATGCTGTCTGGGCAGGCCTGTGGCTGCGGTGGCTGGGGCCGCATGACCTGGCAGCCCAGATGGTTCTCCAGGCCCCCATTCTGTTCGTACATGTGGATCTGGCCGTAGTAGCAGAGCATGCTGTGGTCCTGGGCCCCGGCCGTGTCCTGTGGGGGTCGCTGAGGGGGCCGGCACACCATGTTGCCCATCGCTCCTTTGGGCACATCTGCCATCTCCTGGTTGGCCGACGCAGCAGCCATGGCATGGCTGGTGGCCCTGGCATAGGCCAGCTGCAGCCCAGCCCGCACCCCACGGTGGCAGCCAGCAGGACTGGGCTCAGCGGGTGGCCGGGGTTGCACTAGGCCAAAGCTGGATCCTGCCACCCCCACGGCGCCCTGCTGGGGCTCCATGAAGCCGGGTTGCTGGGAAGACAGAAGGCTGGGGCCCTGGCAGTAGCCCTCCTGGCTCATGGGGGTTGCCAGGTGATGGCTCTGCTGTGGGTAGCTCTGGGTTGAGTGAAGGGGTGGCATCCCGGCCAGGGAGGAATTGGTGATTCCGAGTTCCCTGCGATTGCTGCCCACCATGGTGGTTTCGGGAGCAACTTCCATTTGCTGGGGGAGCCCCAGGTGGACTGGCTTGGCTGCCATGTTGCTGCAGGATGGGGGGTACTGGTTCAGGGCCCCGCCCATGGTACTGGGGCTCAGCTGGGGGTGCGCTTGGCCATAGTGGGTGTGGGGGCTCGCAGTGCTGGTCATATTGGGACACTGACCACCTGTCCCCGGCTGCCGTAGCTGCTGCTGATAATTGATTCTAGGCACGGAGGGGCCTCCCCCGCAGGGCTGAAAGTGTGCCTGCGCGGTGTCCAGGGCCCCCGGGCTCAGCGGCAGACCTTGCGGACTATAGCCTGGGTACTGGCTGAAAGCCGGCTTCTGCTGCACCACAGCCAGGTTGCCCTGTGGGAAGGGCGCGGGCTTCCCCTGGCTGGCCAGGGTGTCCATGGTGCCGGAGCTCACCTCATTCCACTGCACAGGCATGCTGTTCTTGTTCAGGCTGGAGGGGGCCCCGTAGCCCAGCTGGCAGCCTCCCAGCACCGGGGCCGCAGGGCCCACGTTGGAGTCCGCGGCCACCATCCTGCGCTGGCCGTGCAGCCCGGGGCTGGGCAGTTTGGGGTTCTCAGGGAAGCAGGTGCTTTCCGGGGGATAGGCCTGTGGGGGGCTGCCGTCCAGGGCCCCCCCGGCGTGCGCCTTGATGTACTGCACCACGTCGTCGGGCAGCACGAGGTCGTCCTCGGGCAGCACGAGGCCCAGCTCAGACCCCGCGCCGTCCGCCCCGGCTGCCAGGGCCTCCATGGCCACGTGCTCGCTGATGCTGGGCGGCCGGGGCGAGTAGGCGCCGCGGGCCAGGCCGCCGTCGACGTTCGCGTGGCCGGGCAGGCGGAGGCCTCGCCGGTCGGCGCAGGGCGGCAGCGGGGCCGGGTTCACGTCGTGGGCGCTGTGGAAGCGCTGCACTCGCGGCGCGGCCAGGGCGTCGGGCCGCCTCACGGGGTCGCTGGCTCGCCGCGCCCCGCCGCCCGGAGCCTCGTGGGGGAAGGCGGGCGCGGGCCCCACGGAGCCGTGGGCCGGCCCGTCGCTGCCCCGCCGTGGCCCCAGCGGGCGCGGGCAGGGGCCGGGCGGCGCCAGCCTGGTCCGCAGGCTCGCGCGCTCCAGGCCgggcagcggggtggggggcggcccGCCGGTGGCCGCCGCGTACTTGGCCCGCAGGCTGTACTGCTGCGCGGGCGTGAGGCTCAGCGGTCCCGCGCCGCCGCTGCACTGGCTGGCCTCGCTGGAGCGCCGCGACGCGTCGGTGGAGATGGGGTCGTAGGAGTCGGCCGAGCTGGCGTTGTGGGGGCGGCCGGCGCCCAGGGGCGACGCCTCGCTGGAACGGCGGCTGGAGAAGTAGGGGGAGATGCCGGAGGAGCGGCGGCTCACGGTGTAGGCGGAGCTGACCGTGCTGGTGGAGCTGTCCCGGCGCTCCTGCAGGTGGCTCAGCATGGTCACCTCGCTCGCGGACAGCTCGGACAGCCGCGGGTTGGGCAGCAGCCCGGCcggcccgccgcccccgccgctgAGGTTTTCCAGGATGGAGCCTGCAGGCAAGGAGAGGGGTCAGCGGCCGGGACAGGGCGCGGCTGCTCTGCCTGTTTTGACCCGGCCGAGATTGCGGCCGCGGGAGCCCTGctacagggcctggcacacagcaggcgctcAACCAGTGACTTCTAAatgaaaggagggaagggggcaaCAGTAAGTGAACAAATGAT contains:
- the GLI2 gene encoding zinc finger protein GLI2 — encoded protein: MEMSASVTATEKKDAKSGSLEGAAFPDPGRKASALAVATAAAAVAAHGVPQHLLPPLHAPLPLDMRHQEGRYHYEPHSVHGVHGPPALSGSPVISDISLIRLSPHPAGPGESPFNAPHPYVSPHMEHYLRAVHSSPTLPAISAARGLSPADVAHEHLKERGLFGLPPPGTNPSDYYHQMTLMAGHPAPYGDLLMQSGGAASAPHLHDYLNPVDVSRFSSPRVTPRLSRKRALSISPLSDASLDLQRMIRTSPNSLVAYINNSRSSSAASGSYGHLSAGALSPAFTFPHPINPVAYQQILSQQRGLGSAFGHTPPLIQPSPTFLAQQPMPLASINATPTQLSSSGNCLSDVTQNKPSSESAVSSTVNPIVIHKRSKVKTEAEGLRPASPLTLTQEQLADLKEDLDRDDCKQEAEVIIYETNCHWEDCTKEYDTQEQLVHHINNEHIHGEKKEFVCRWQACTREQKPFKAQYMLVVHMRRHTGEKPHKCTFEGCSKAYSRLENLKTHLRSHTGEKPYVCEHEGCNKAFSNASDRAKHQNRTHSNEKPYICKIPGCTKRYTDPSSLRKHVKTVHGPDAHVTKKQRNDVHLRAPLLKENGDSEASAEPGGRGPEETAEASSTSQAVEDCLHVKAIKTESSGLCQSSPGAQSSCSSEPSPLGSAPNNDSGVEMPGTGPGSLGDLTALDDTPPGADASALAAPSAGGLQLRKHMTAMHRFEQLKKEKLKSLKDSCSWAGPAPHTRTTKLPPLPGSGSILENLSGGGGGPAGLLPNPRLSELSASEVTMLSHLQERRDSSTSTVSSAYTVSRRSSGISPYFSSRRSSEASPLGAGRPHNASSADSYDPISTDASRRSSEASQCSGGAGPLSLTPAQQYSLRAKYAAATGGPPPTPLPGLERASLRTRLAPPGPCPRPLGPRRGSDGPAHGSVGPAPAFPHEAPGGGARRASDPVRRPDALAAPRVQRFHSAHDVNPAPLPPCADRRGLRLPGHANVDGGLARGAYSPRPPSISEHVAMEALAAGADGAGSELGLVLPEDDLVLPDDVVQYIKAHAGGALDGSPPQAYPPESTCFPENPKLPSPGLHGQRRMVAADSNVGPAAPVLGGCQLGYGAPSSLNKNSMPVQWNEVSSGTMDTLASQGKPAPFPQGNLAVVQQKPAFSQYPGYSPQGLPLSPGALDTAQAHFQPCGGGPSVPRINYQQQLRQPGTGGQCPNMTSTASPHTHYGQAHPQLSPSTMGGALNQYPPSCSNMAAKPVHLGLPQQMEVAPETTMVGSNRRELGITNSSLAGMPPLHSTQSYPQQSHHLATPMSQEGYCQGPSLLSSQQPGFMEPQQGAVGVAGSSFGLVQPRPPAEPSPAGCHRGVRAGLQLAYARATSHAMAAASANQEMADVPKGAMGNMVCRPPQRPPQDTAGAQDHSMLCYYGQIHMYEQNGGLENHLGCQVMRPQPPQPQACPDSIQPQPLPSPGVNQVSSTVDSQLLEAPQIDFDAIMDDGDHSSLLSGALSPSLLHSLSQNSSCLTTPRNSLTLPSIPTGISNMAVGDMSSMLTSLAEESKFLNMMT